The proteins below are encoded in one region of Erinaceus europaeus chromosome 15, mEriEur2.1, whole genome shotgun sequence:
- the LOC103125488 gene encoding reactive oxygen species modulator 1-like, which produces MPVAVGPYRQSQLSCFDLVKMGFVMGCAVGMAAGALFGTFSCLRIGMQGWELMGGIRKTMMQSGGTFGTFVAIGVGIRC; this is translated from the coding sequence ATGCCTGTGGCTGTGGGTCCCTACAGACAGTCCCAGCTAAGCTGCTTCGACCTTGTGAAGATGGGCTTTGTGATGGGCTGTGCTGTGGGCATGGCGGCCGGCGCACTCTTTGGCACCTTTTCTTGTCTAAGGATCGGAATGCAGGGTTGGGAGCTGATGGGCGGCATCCGGAAAACCATGATGCAGAGTGGAGGCACCTTTGGCACATTCGTGGCCATCGGGGTGGGCATCAGATGTTAA